Genomic segment of Arachis stenosperma cultivar V10309 chromosome 4, arast.V10309.gnm1.PFL2, whole genome shotgun sequence:
GAAATTAAGGTACCTGTACAAAGAAATTGCCATCTGCCAATAGTACGGAAGTCGGACAAAAGGAATAACAAATATAAAAGGGAAAGAAGGAATAGATCAGCCAGTATGCACCATTTATCTTTAAACCAGATATGCAAAGAGAAGAAGCAACGGAAACTTACTGCATCATTCAAAACAGATTCTCCAAAAACCAAAGCATATAGATTGACATCTGTGCCCAGCTCCTGCAAATGACAGCAAGCAAATCAAACAATGATTTAGGAACGAAGTTTATCAGATGGCATGTTACACTTACTATTTTACATATAATACTCAGACCTACCATGAGTGAATGACAATAAAGGACAAAATAGTTTGGAGAGATAGTCAAACCCTAAACCTTCAATCTGATTCATAATTTGCCCATTTGGTCATTGTCATTCATGATTAGCTTAGTTGAAAACATAACATATCAGGGTTTTTAAAACTTGGATTTCTCAATTGAAGCTTCATATTTCTTTTTCATGATAATTAATTAGTAACAAGATAAAACTATGCTCTGCATTGATATCTTCTTCACCATTATGACAACTGCCATTATCATTAAGTAAAAAATGAGCAGCTGAAAGTTGAGCAAGCAGGAGTAGAAAAAATCCATGAGTCCTAAACACTGACCCTCAAAAGCCTTTTGTATCGGTCATGCAAATTGGAAATggaataattaacaaaaaaaagcagaaaaattcAAAGCAATAGATCACCTGAAATATTGATAAAACAGTAACGGGATCAGTCGCCGATATAAGAGCCCCAAACATGAGGCACTCGACAAAAGGCAATCTATACATGAGGAAGACCAGCCCACCAAGATAACTGCACCCAGGCAGAGAAGAAAACATGATTACATAAACATTGAAAGAATCTGAAAAATCCAAATAAACCAGTCAAAATTCTAGCTATGAGGAGAAAGATGAAAAACTCACACTAAAACACCGGTCACTATTGAGGCTATAAATGTGCCAAATATTGCAAAAGTCACAATTGCTCCAAAATTAGAGAAAAAAGGTTTCTGCAAAATCCCACATTACCACCATCACCAAGTCAGAAATATTCTCCAAACAACAAACTAGAACTCATTTAACACATCTAAAAAAAATGGAGCTATGAACTATAAAGGTTCTTACAGGTGCAAGACTGAAGCCAGACTGAGTAAAGTAAAGAGTCAAGGAAACATAGTATAGAGTATCAAAAACTAAAttacataaattaaattgaatgaaacagaataataataataataacaatggaAAGAAAAGATTGTGATCAATGATGACAAGGATATAATATGATAGGAGGtaacaagaagaggaagaaaaactCTTCGTGAAAATTGAACCACGCCCTGCACAACAATGAAAAGCCCCAAATTTGAGAGAGTCAGCGAAATAAAactaagaagagaaaaaagagagagtgactgaagaagaagaagaacctgaTACTATTTTCGGTGTCAGAGATGTTAGCGAGAACACCAACGATTAAGCCAATGAGAAGAGAGGCACTGGCTTCGGGGATGACGTAAATCTTCTTGCGGCGGAGGACGTGGCCGAGGACGAAGGAGAGGACGAGCATCATGATCTGAAGCAGGATTCCGACGCCGGCGGCCTGCTGTTCCTTGCCGGGGGTTTTGCTGCCGTGAGCGTCGGCCGGAGATATATCGTCCTCCATCCCCATTACAAGTTCCTCCAATCGATTCGATTCCGATTCGATTGGGAATGAACGGATTCTGTGCGAGTGGCTTTGTTCCTTTTTGgttgtgttgttgttgtttggtGTGATCAGTGATGGCGGTGCTGATTCTTCGCAATAATCGGTTCGGTTGTTGTGATTTTCAAACGAATTCTTTgatttcttctttctctttgatttctctttctcctctcttcttctccaCTCTCTCCTCACGCCTTGGACTATGCTTAAAACACTAatgcattattttattttattcaattttttaatctcaccaataattaataaaaaaacaaatatagttaaaaaattatataaaataaatacattaaaattaaatttcaaaaactaaCATGGTTAATAATTcatctttttatatattaaataataataatagatttGAGATTACTCAAAAACTCAAAATAATAAGTATGTTATatatagaagaagaagatataaattataaatgttAATGTGACACGACAAATTATATACACACTAACCAAACATTTCTGCATAGTGAAATTTTCTTTCGTAATCTGATTCGATGACTTGATCCATCAAACTTTAAACTCATTCTAATAATTTTTCTGTTTACTTTTTACAAGATCTCACGTTGGGTCCCCAGCATTTGAGATCATCTACGAACAGTTTAGTAACAACTAAcaacaacataaagaaaaagtCTAAGTTTGACTTACGTTCAAGTCATTTTCCTAATCCTTCACACACCAATAGTTGttattgtttgtttgttttcttaAGCAAAATTATTGTTCACTAGAAGAGTAATCGTAGCATCGCACAACACtattttaaataagaaaattagcCATATCTCTTGCGTTTAGATTCGGaaacattttttaatttagcaGTGATTAATTAATATGTTTGAACGAGAAGAATCTCTCTTTGcattttaagaaaaagaaagtcCCAAGTTTTAAATTTGGAGTTATAGTTCTTAATATCTCAAACCAAGTAACTGTATGTGAATGTTTAGAGATGATTAAGCCATAAGGAAAATGGAATGAGTTGGCATTGAATGAacaaatctaattttttttaattgataacTATTTCTAAAATATTTAGACAAAATCCCAGACtagatattattattcaaagtagtataataaattcaataaattcTCTAAAATATAGTAATTTTATTGGATCATCCTTTTCTCTAAAAGGCAAGAAGGCAATAACTTGATATTGAAGCAAAATACATATGCCTAATGtatgaagaaaagaaatggatgagcatatatatatatatatatttccaTTTTCGTCTTTTTAACTGTGTAGATATTTTTGATATATGAAAAGTGCAAAGGGTTGAACAGTAAAACCATACAACTATACTACCAAAAACACTATGTTGTACTTTAACCCGTCTAATTTGAAAGTTCACAAGATAACTTTCTATCAAAATGTAATTTGGACCACAATCAaaatgaaaaactaaaaaagcATCTTAAGGAAGCATCATATTTACAAATTGTTTTCTTTGGTAGAATTAGCAGCATTGAAGCCTGTACATGAAATGTTAAACCCAACAGAAGCCTTCATTCATCTGCACCACGGAGATTATACCATTCTTTCAGACGCTTGGCAGTTCCATCAGATACAACGCTGTCAAGTAATTTATACTTTTTGTAATGCATTTCAAGTGTTTCTCCCTGTTGCTCGGCAAGGTTTTCTTCAAGAAGTAGTTGCAGCTAAAAGAAAAGAACACAAAATGCATATAAAATCACAATAGAATAACCTAAATACCACAAAATCTCATACTGATTATGAATTAACAAGCCACATATTTTGAACATCATTATGACATCACAAAAAAGGGGCAGCATTTTCATAGAGCAAGTGGTCTTCGCATACAAAAACCATTTCATAGTGTAGACACACAATTCCCATAAATCCATTGCATATAATAGAAAGGTATGAACGGTAAATAGAAGGGATcaacagaaaataaaagccaagaaCAAGGGGGATAATAATGCTTGTGATGCAGTTgagaaaagaataaaaacatGTGAACTTACTTTTTGTGCATATGCATGTTCTGCAGCATGTTGGCGCGTAAGATGCTTCAATTCCTTTGCCACCTCAAAATCCGGGTCATTTGGATCCAACCAGCGAATCCTTATCCTTCTTTCAGGATTTTGAGGCCGATCATCAAACATTTCTGCCTCAGCAAGACGAGCCCTTACCGGCCGTGGCATCCCACAAATCATGAACGGGTACTGCCCTATCATGGTGATAACCTCCTTGACCTTCTTGGAGGAATCCAACTCTACTAATGCACACTGCGGCAGATTTCTTGGTCCAAGGTAGTTGGGAATGAACTTGACACTTTTTACTGCTGCAAACTGCTCAATAGCACTTCTCAAGACAGATTCAGAGACTTGGGGTGAGAGGTTGTCAAGGAACACTGTTCTAGTCACTTTCTCCTGAAATGAAGCATACTTCTCTGCTGCTGATGCCATCTGTTGATGTGAATGGCAACAGAATTTAAAAGTTGATAGTTAAATTTCTGAGTCCTTACCATTAAACAAATGATAAATCTATACATAATGTATTTGATCAAATTGAAACTTTAGCACTAAAAAATTCAAGTACTAGATATAA
This window contains:
- the LOC130976891 gene encoding uncharacterized protein LOC130976891, with the protein product MASAAEKYASFQEKVTRTVFLDNLSPQVSESVLRSAIEQFAAVKSVKFIPNYLGPRNLPQCALVELDSSKKVKEVITMIGQYPFMICGMPRPVRARLAEAEMFDDRPQNPERRIRIRWLDPNDPDFEVAKELKHLTRQHAAEHAYAQKLQLLLEENLAEQQGETLEMHYKKYKLLDSVVSDGTAKRLKEWYNLRGADE